In Simplicispira sp. 125, one DNA window encodes the following:
- the serC gene encoding 3-phosphoserine/phosphohydroxythreonine transaminase has product MQRPYNFSAGPAAIPAEVLEQAAAEMLNWHGSGMGVMEMSHRGKEFISIYEQAEADLRELLAVPAHFKILFMQGGGLAENAIVPLNLSRAATVDFVVTGSWSQKSQKEARKYAAEANIIASGEDRGFTTLPDPSQWRPSKGASYLHLCSNETINGVEFHELPDLRALGVDTPLVIDFSSHVASRPVDWSRIGLAFGGAQKNLGPAGLTLVVVREDLLGHALPTCPSAFDYKIVADNQSMYNTPPTWGIYMAGLTFQWLKRQREGTANGIAAMELRNIAKAQLLYEAIDNSGFYVNKVAANCRSRMNIPFFLRDETRNDAFLAGAKQRGLLQLKGHKSVGGMRASIYNAMPLAGVQALVDYMREFEQQHA; this is encoded by the coding sequence ATGCAACGTCCGTACAATTTTTCTGCCGGTCCGGCGGCCATTCCTGCCGAAGTTCTGGAACAGGCTGCGGCTGAAATGCTGAACTGGCATGGCAGCGGCATGGGCGTCATGGAGATGAGCCACCGGGGCAAGGAATTCATCTCCATCTACGAACAGGCCGAGGCCGATCTGCGCGAATTGCTGGCGGTGCCCGCACATTTCAAGATTTTGTTCATGCAAGGGGGCGGTTTGGCAGAAAACGCCATCGTGCCACTCAACCTCTCGCGCGCAGCCACGGTCGACTTCGTGGTCACCGGAAGCTGGAGCCAGAAGTCGCAGAAAGAGGCGCGCAAATACGCTGCCGAGGCAAACATCATCGCGTCGGGCGAAGACAGGGGCTTCACCACCTTGCCAGACCCCTCGCAATGGCGCCCCAGCAAAGGGGCCAGCTATTTGCACCTGTGCAGCAACGAAACCATCAACGGCGTGGAGTTCCACGAGTTGCCCGACCTGCGCGCCCTGGGTGTAGACACCCCCCTGGTGATTGATTTTTCTTCGCACGTGGCATCGCGCCCGGTGGACTGGTCGCGCATCGGCCTGGCCTTCGGCGGTGCGCAAAAAAACCTGGGCCCTGCGGGCCTCACCCTGGTGGTGGTGCGCGAAGACCTGCTCGGCCATGCCCTGCCCACCTGCCCGAGCGCGTTTGATTACAAAATCGTGGCCGACAACCAGTCCATGTACAACACCCCGCCCACGTGGGGCATCTACATGGCGGGCCTGACCTTTCAATGGCTCAAGCGCCAGCGCGAAGGCACGGCCAATGGCATCGCCGCCATGGAGCTGCGCAATATTGCCAAGGCCCAGTTGCTGTATGAGGCGATCGACAATTCTGGCTTCTACGTCAACAAGGTCGCCGCCAACTGCCGTTCGCGCATGAACATCCCTTTCTTTCTGCGCGACGAAACCCGCAACGACGCTTTCCTGGCTGGTGCAAAACAGCGCGGCCTGCTGCAGCTCAAGGGCCACAAGTCCGTGGGAGGCATGCGCGCCAGCATCTACAACGCCATGCCCTTGGCAGGCGTGCAGGCGCTGGTTGACTACATGCGAGAATTTGAGCAGCAGCACGCCTGA
- the pheA gene encoding prephenate dehydratase, which yields MNTLQSSPDLSSLRVQIDNIDQQLLTLLNQRALVAERVGEVKKREGTPFFRPDRVAQVIEKIQAANPGPLKSAHVTAIWREIMSACLALESPQRVAVLGPEGTFCEQAAIEFFGGAADIVYCANFDEVFHATASGSAQFGVVGVENSVEGVVTRSLDLFLHTPTHVVGEVSLLVRHNLLRTSPSVDGIEAVLAHPQALAQCQAWLSKHLPHVERRPVSSNAEGARLAATNPAWAALASDRAATQFGLHIVAHAIQDDAYNRTRFAIICLPHTLDTPPPSARDCTSLIVSVPNEPGAVHDLLVPLKKHGVSMTRFESRPARTGQWEYYFYIDIDGHPSQPHVSAALLELRSLCAFYKVLGTYPVTP from the coding sequence ATGAATACACTGCAATCTTCCCCCGACCTGTCCAGCCTGCGCGTCCAGATCGACAACATTGACCAGCAGTTGCTGACTTTGCTGAACCAGCGCGCCTTGGTGGCCGAGCGCGTCGGCGAAGTCAAGAAGCGCGAGGGCACGCCCTTCTTCCGCCCCGACCGCGTGGCGCAGGTCATCGAAAAAATCCAGGCCGCCAACCCTGGGCCGCTCAAAAGCGCCCATGTCACCGCTATCTGGCGCGAAATCATGTCCGCCTGTCTGGCACTTGAATCGCCCCAGCGCGTGGCCGTCTTGGGACCAGAAGGCACGTTCTGCGAGCAAGCCGCCATCGAATTCTTTGGCGGCGCTGCCGACATCGTTTATTGCGCCAACTTTGATGAAGTGTTTCACGCTACAGCATCGGGAAGCGCCCAATTTGGCGTGGTCGGTGTTGAAAACTCGGTGGAAGGCGTTGTTACGCGCTCGCTCGACCTGTTTTTGCACACCCCCACGCATGTCGTGGGAGAAGTCAGCCTGCTGGTCCGGCACAATCTGCTGCGCACCAGCCCCTCCGTCGACGGTATCGAGGCCGTTTTGGCCCACCCGCAGGCCCTGGCCCAATGCCAGGCCTGGCTGTCCAAGCACCTGCCGCATGTCGAGCGCCGCCCTGTCTCCAGCAATGCCGAAGGCGCACGTCTGGCTGCAACCAACCCGGCCTGGGCAGCCCTGGCCAGCGATCGCGCCGCAACGCAGTTTGGCCTGCATATCGTGGCACACGCCATCCAGGACGATGCCTACAACCGCACACGGTTTGCCATCATCTGCTTGCCGCATACGCTGGACACGCCGCCGCCGTCGGCGCGCGACTGCACCAGCCTGATCGTCTCCGTACCCAACGAACCCGGCGCCGTGCACGATCTGCTGGTCCCGCTCAAAAAGCACGGCGTATCCATGACGCGCTTCGAGTCGCGCCCGGCACGCACCGGCCAGTGGGAATACTATTTTTACATCGACATCGACGGCCACCCGAGCCAGCCCCATGTCAGTGCCGCGCTCCTCGAATTGCGCAGTTTGTGCGCCTTCTACAAAGTGCTGGGCACCTACCCGGTGACGCCATGA
- a CDS encoding prephenate dehydrogenase/arogenate dehydrogenase family protein, which produces MFEQLGLIGCGLMGGSFALALKRAGLVQRVVGYSKSPSTTDRARQLGVIDVEAPSALLAVAGADIVLLAVPVSATEATLKAIKHLVTPQMLVMDVGSTKADVVQAAERSLRDKVGSFVPAHPITGREVSGVEHAEAELYTGRQVILTPTERTLTVQLQRAQDVWTALGCRVTSMSPEAHDNAFAAVSHLPHLLAFAMVNSITGQEHADTFLSLAGPGFRDFTRIAASDPKMWRDIFLSNREELLAQSSLFQQTLQRLEQAMLSNNAQTIEDMLTLASETRAHWRMGAQRSLKNR; this is translated from the coding sequence ATGTTTGAACAATTGGGTCTGATCGGCTGTGGCCTCATGGGCGGCTCTTTTGCTCTGGCCCTCAAGCGTGCAGGCTTGGTGCAGCGCGTAGTGGGCTATAGCAAATCCCCCTCCACCACGGATCGCGCCCGCCAGCTCGGCGTGATCGACGTGGAAGCCCCTTCTGCTCTGCTGGCAGTGGCCGGCGCCGACATCGTGCTGCTGGCAGTCCCGGTATCGGCCACGGAAGCCACCCTCAAGGCCATCAAGCACCTGGTGACTCCCCAGATGCTGGTGATGGACGTGGGCTCCACCAAGGCCGATGTGGTGCAGGCCGCCGAGCGGTCCTTGCGCGACAAGGTCGGCTCGTTTGTGCCGGCACACCCGATTACGGGGCGCGAAGTCTCGGGCGTGGAGCACGCCGAAGCCGAGCTTTACACCGGCCGCCAAGTCATCCTGACGCCTACAGAACGCACTCTCACGGTGCAGCTGCAACGCGCGCAGGACGTCTGGACGGCCTTGGGCTGCCGCGTCACCAGCATGTCGCCTGAGGCGCACGACAACGCCTTTGCTGCCGTCAGCCATCTGCCGCACCTGCTGGCCTTCGCAATGGTCAATAGCATCACGGGACAGGAACATGCCGACACCTTCCTGTCGCTGGCAGGCCCGGGCTTTCGGGATTTCACCCGCATTGCGGCGAGCGACCCCAAGATGTGGCGTGACATCTTCCTGTCCAACCGCGAGGAGCTGCTGGCCCAATCCAGCCTGTTCCAGCAAACCTTGCAGCGCCTCGAGCAAGCCATGCTCAGCAACAACGCCCAGACCATTGAGGACATGCTCACCCTGGCCAGCGAAACCCGTGCACACTGGCGCATGGGCGCACAGCGCTCCCTCAAAAACCGCTAA